In Burkholderia contaminans, the following proteins share a genomic window:
- the urtB gene encoding urea ABC transporter permease subunit UrtB yields MPTRFRRAAVAIVACAALAGGLPRAAFALTATDTAALAGDDFDAKTAAIERLAADSDPRAVAVLNALSTGDALATGDGRLLIQTGDTAHDALTQAATPAGDAQPVMLNNLLRTKITGALSGLALASPDIAARRDAIDALLKSPDPALKPMIDRARAKETDPALKRRLDALWAIAALHDADPAKRLEAVQVVAARHDLDMIEQLRPLVAKNADGSYAEPDARVRDAAQQGLDALHSLQRRGEIVGTLFAGLSLGSVLLLAALGLAITYGLIGVINMAHGEFLMIGAYATYVVQTLIQRYAPGAFDWYPLVAVPVSFVTAALVGIVLERLVLRHLYGRPLETLLATFGVSLILIQATRMLFGAQNVQVVNPSWMSGGVTVMQNLILPYNRLAILAFALAVVFVAWAVLTKTQLGLFVRAVTQNRRMAACVGVKTARVDAYAFAFGAGIAGLGGCALSQIGNVGPDLGQNYIIDSFMAVVLGGVGQIAGTVLGGFGLGLASKAIEPFWGAVLAKIAVLVMIVLFIQKRPQGMFAPKGRSAEA; encoded by the coding sequence ATGCCTACACGCTTTCGCCGAGCCGCCGTCGCGATCGTCGCGTGCGCCGCCCTCGCGGGCGGGCTGCCGCGCGCCGCGTTCGCGCTGACGGCTACCGATACCGCGGCGCTCGCCGGCGACGACTTCGACGCGAAGACGGCCGCGATCGAACGGCTCGCCGCCGACTCCGATCCGCGCGCCGTCGCGGTGCTCAACGCACTGTCGACCGGCGACGCGCTCGCGACCGGCGACGGCCGCCTGCTGATCCAGACCGGCGACACCGCGCACGATGCGCTCACGCAGGCCGCGACGCCGGCCGGCGACGCGCAGCCGGTGATGCTGAACAACCTGCTGCGCACGAAGATCACGGGCGCGCTGTCGGGGCTCGCGCTCGCATCGCCCGACATCGCCGCACGCCGCGACGCGATCGACGCGTTGCTGAAATCGCCCGACCCGGCGCTCAAGCCGATGATCGACCGCGCGCGTGCAAAGGAAACCGACCCCGCGCTGAAGCGCCGCCTCGACGCACTATGGGCGATCGCCGCGCTGCACGATGCCGATCCGGCGAAGCGTCTCGAAGCCGTGCAGGTGGTGGCCGCGCGGCACGACCTCGACATGATCGAGCAGTTGCGCCCGCTCGTCGCGAAGAACGCCGACGGCAGCTATGCGGAGCCCGACGCGCGCGTACGTGACGCCGCGCAGCAAGGTCTCGACGCACTGCATTCGCTGCAGCGCCGCGGCGAAATTGTCGGCACGCTGTTCGCCGGACTGTCGCTCGGCAGCGTGCTGCTGCTCGCCGCGCTCGGCCTCGCGATCACGTACGGGCTGATCGGCGTGATCAACATGGCGCACGGCGAATTCCTGATGATCGGTGCGTACGCAACCTATGTCGTGCAGACGCTGATCCAGCGCTATGCGCCCGGTGCGTTCGACTGGTATCCGCTCGTCGCGGTGCCGGTGTCGTTCGTGACGGCCGCGCTCGTCGGCATCGTGCTCGAGCGGCTCGTGCTGCGGCACCTGTACGGCCGCCCGCTCGAAACGCTGCTCGCAACCTTCGGCGTGAGCCTGATCCTGATCCAGGCGACGCGGATGCTGTTCGGCGCGCAGAACGTGCAGGTCGTGAACCCGTCGTGGATGAGCGGCGGCGTGACCGTGATGCAGAACCTGATCCTGCCGTACAACCGGCTCGCGATCCTCGCCTTCGCTCTCGCAGTCGTATTCGTCGCATGGGCCGTGCTGACGAAGACGCAGCTCGGCCTGTTCGTGCGCGCCGTCACGCAGAACCGCCGGATGGCCGCGTGCGTCGGCGTGAAGACCGCGCGCGTCGACGCGTATGCATTCGCGTTCGGCGCGGGCATCGCCGGCCTCGGCGGCTGCGCGCTGTCGCAGATCGGCAACGTGGGCCCCGACCTCGGCCAGAACTACATCATCGATTCGTTCATGGCGGTCGTGCTCGGCGGCGTCGGGCAAATCGCCGGCACCGTGCTCGGCGGCTTCGGGCTCGGCCTCGCGAGCAAGGCGATCGAGCCGTTCTGGGGCGCCGTGCTCGCGAAGATCGCGGTGCTGGTGATGATCGTGCTGTTCATCCAGAAACGTCCGCAGGGCATGTTTGCCCCGAAGGGCCGCAGTGCGGAGGCTTGA
- the urtA gene encoding urea ABC transporter substrate-binding protein, with amino-acid sequence MKRRSLLKFGSMAGALALAGKSPFAHAADAGTGPIKVGILHSLSGTMAISETSLKDTALMTIADINKSGGVMGRKLEPVVVDPASNWPLFAEKARQLLTQDKVACVFGCWTSVSRKSVLPVFEELNGLLYYPVQYEGEEMSRNVFYTGAAPNQQAIPAVEYLMSAEGGGAKRFFLLGTDYVYPRTTNKILRAFLKSKGVKDADIQEVYTPFGHSDYQTIVANIKNFSQGGKTTVISTINGDSNVPFYKELGNQGIKATDVPVVAFSVGEEELRGIDTKPLVGHLAAWNYFMSVKNPTNTKFKDQFAAWVKANNLPGGAKRVTNDPMEATYVGIHMWKQAVEKAKSTDVDKVRVAMIGQTVAAPSGFTLAMDGNHHLHKPVMIGEIRGDGQFNVVWKTKTAVRAQPWSPFIAGNQGKPDIVTSIPAFLRRQRAALA; translated from the coding sequence ATGAAACGTCGCAGTCTGTTGAAGTTCGGTTCGATGGCCGGCGCGCTCGCGCTCGCGGGCAAGAGCCCGTTCGCCCACGCGGCCGATGCGGGCACCGGCCCGATCAAGGTCGGCATCCTGCACTCGCTGTCGGGCACGATGGCGATCTCGGAGACGTCGCTGAAGGATACCGCGCTGATGACGATCGCCGACATCAACAAGAGCGGCGGTGTGATGGGCCGCAAGCTCGAGCCCGTGGTGGTCGATCCCGCGTCGAACTGGCCGCTGTTCGCGGAGAAGGCGCGCCAGTTGCTCACGCAGGACAAGGTCGCGTGCGTGTTCGGCTGCTGGACGTCGGTGTCGCGCAAATCGGTGCTGCCGGTGTTCGAGGAACTGAACGGGCTGCTCTACTACCCGGTGCAGTACGAAGGCGAGGAAATGTCGCGCAACGTGTTCTACACGGGTGCGGCGCCCAACCAGCAGGCGATCCCGGCCGTCGAGTACCTGATGAGCGCGGAAGGCGGCGGCGCGAAGCGCTTCTTCCTGCTCGGCACCGACTACGTGTATCCGCGCACGACCAACAAGATCCTGCGCGCGTTCCTGAAATCGAAGGGCGTGAAGGACGCGGATATTCAGGAGGTCTACACGCCGTTCGGCCATAGCGACTATCAGACCATCGTCGCGAACATCAAGAACTTCTCGCAAGGCGGCAAGACGACCGTGATCTCGACGATCAACGGCGACTCGAACGTGCCGTTCTACAAGGAGCTCGGCAACCAGGGGATCAAGGCGACCGACGTGCCGGTCGTCGCGTTCTCGGTCGGCGAGGAAGAACTGCGCGGGATCGACACGAAGCCGCTCGTCGGCCACCTCGCCGCGTGGAATTACTTCATGTCGGTGAAGAACCCGACCAACACGAAGTTCAAGGACCAGTTCGCCGCGTGGGTGAAGGCGAACAACCTGCCGGGCGGCGCGAAGCGCGTGACCAACGACCCGATGGAAGCGACCTACGTCGGCATCCACATGTGGAAGCAGGCCGTCGAGAAGGCGAAGAGCACCGACGTCGACAAGGTGCGCGTTGCGATGATCGGCCAGACCGTCGCCGCGCCGTCGGGCTTCACGCTCGCGATGGACGGCAACCATCACCTGCACAAGCCGGTGATGATCGGCGAAATTCGCGGCGACGGGCAGTTCAACGTGGTGTGGAAGACCAAGACCGCGGTGCGCGCGCAACCGTGGAGCCCGTTCATCGCCGGCAACCAGGGCAAGCCGGACATCGTCACGTCGATCCCGGCCTTCCTGCGCCGGCAGCGCGCGGCGCTCGCCTGA
- a CDS encoding rhodanese-like domain-containing protein encodes MQILTAAMLAEWLGDKARPAPVVLDVREPWEIATAHIAGSVSIPMQQIPARSEELDDEAEIVCVCHHGMRSAQVAMFLESRGFTKLYNLQGGIDAWSRDVDPSVPRY; translated from the coding sequence ATGCAGATCCTGACGGCCGCGATGCTCGCGGAATGGCTCGGCGACAAGGCGCGCCCCGCGCCGGTCGTGCTCGACGTGCGCGAACCGTGGGAAATCGCGACCGCGCACATCGCCGGCAGCGTGTCGATCCCGATGCAGCAGATTCCCGCGCGCAGCGAAGAGCTCGACGACGAAGCGGAAATCGTCTGCGTGTGCCATCACGGGATGCGCAGCGCGCAGGTCGCGATGTTCCTCGAATCGCGCGGCTTCACGAAGCTGTACAACCTGCAAGGCGGGATCGACGCGTGGTCGCGCGACGTCGATCCGTCCGTGCCGCGTTACTGA
- a CDS encoding protein-L-isoaspartate O-methyltransferase family protein, which translates to MNIENARFNMIEQQIRPWDVLDLDVLGLLSIVKRENYVQAEYRDLAFADLELPLPGGGKMLFPRVEARVLQELTVKKHENVLVIGAGSGYLAALFAHRAQHVTAVEIDPTNAKFAEDNLRNDGVTNAEVVLGDGSRGWAGKAPYDVICVAGGLPVVPQEMLEQLKVGGRLAAFVGGRPVMKAQIITRIDDKQYRVADVFETYIDHLVNAIEPSRFKF; encoded by the coding sequence ATGAATATCGAAAACGCGCGTTTCAACATGATCGAACAACAGATCCGGCCGTGGGACGTGCTGGATCTCGACGTCCTGGGACTGCTGTCGATCGTCAAGCGTGAAAACTACGTTCAGGCCGAATACCGCGATCTCGCGTTCGCCGACCTCGAACTGCCGCTGCCGGGTGGCGGCAAGATGCTGTTCCCGCGCGTCGAAGCGCGCGTGCTGCAGGAGTTGACGGTCAAGAAGCACGAGAACGTGCTCGTGATCGGCGCCGGCTCGGGCTACCTGGCCGCGCTGTTCGCGCACCGCGCGCAGCACGTGACGGCCGTCGAGATCGACCCGACCAACGCGAAGTTCGCGGAAGACAACCTGCGCAACGACGGCGTGACCAACGCGGAAGTCGTGCTCGGCGACGGTTCGCGCGGCTGGGCCGGCAAGGCGCCGTATGACGTGATCTGCGTCGCGGGCGGCCTGCCCGTCGTGCCGCAGGAAATGCTCGAACAGCTGAAGGTCGGTGGCCGCCTCGCGGCATTCGTCGGCGGCCGTCCGGTGATGAAGGCGCAGATCATCACGCGCATCGACGACAAGCAGTACCGCGTCGCCGACGTGTTCGAAACGTACATCGACCACCTCGTCAACGCGATCGAGCCGTCGCGCTTCAAGTTCTGA
- the hemN gene encoding oxygen-independent coproporphyrinogen III oxidase yields the protein MRSGSADTLFRPDLLAKYGANGPRYTSYPTALQFRDDFDPTDYVRAASDPGASSSELSLYFHIPFCNTACFYCGCNKIATNNHRRARPYLDQLKLEMALQAALFDPARPVTQLHWGGGTPTFLSDDETAELMAATREHFMLAPDADAEFSIEIDPRTVTPATLVHLRNIGFNRLSLGVQDFDPVVQQAINRIQPLAMTADLLSAARTTGFHSVSVDLIYGLPHQTVSVFARTLETIIELAPDRLSVFGYAHMPHLFKMQRQIDGATLPPPETRIALLGLAIDMLTSASYVYIGMDHFARPSDELVRAQRNGTLQRNFQGYSTRADTDLVGFGVSSIGKVGDVYAQNAKDLPAYGAALDAGRLPIARGVRLTPDDRLRRDVITQLMCNLDLPFSHVEAAHGIRFADHFARELDALRPFERDGLLTIAADRLTIHPAGRMVVRNIAMAFDAYLGQTPQQRYSRTV from the coding sequence ATGCGTTCCGGTTCTGCCGACACATTGTTCCGTCCCGATTTGCTCGCGAAATACGGCGCGAACGGGCCGCGCTATACGTCGTATCCCACCGCGCTGCAGTTCCGCGACGATTTCGACCCGACCGACTATGTCCGTGCGGCAAGCGACCCCGGCGCATCGTCGAGCGAGCTGTCGCTGTACTTCCACATTCCGTTCTGCAACACCGCGTGCTTCTACTGCGGCTGCAACAAGATCGCGACCAACAACCACCGCCGCGCGCGCCCGTATCTCGACCAGCTCAAGCTCGAGATGGCGCTGCAGGCCGCGCTGTTCGATCCCGCGCGCCCGGTCACGCAGCTGCACTGGGGCGGCGGCACGCCCACCTTCCTGTCCGACGATGAAACGGCCGAGCTGATGGCGGCCACGCGCGAGCACTTCATGCTCGCGCCGGATGCCGACGCCGAGTTCTCGATCGAGATCGACCCGCGCACGGTCACGCCCGCGACGCTCGTCCACCTGCGCAATATCGGCTTCAACCGGCTGAGCCTCGGCGTGCAGGATTTCGATCCGGTCGTGCAGCAGGCGATCAACCGCATCCAGCCGCTGGCGATGACGGCCGACCTGCTCTCCGCCGCGCGCACAACGGGCTTCCACTCGGTGAGCGTCGACCTGATCTACGGGCTGCCGCACCAGACCGTCTCCGTGTTCGCGCGCACGCTGGAAACGATCATCGAACTCGCCCCCGACCGGCTGTCGGTGTTCGGCTACGCGCACATGCCGCACCTGTTCAAGATGCAGCGGCAGATCGACGGCGCGACGCTGCCGCCGCCGGAAACGCGCATCGCACTGCTCGGCCTCGCGATCGACATGCTGACGTCGGCCAGCTACGTGTACATCGGGATGGACCACTTCGCGCGGCCGTCCGACGAACTCGTGCGGGCGCAGCGCAACGGCACGCTGCAGCGCAATTTCCAGGGCTACAGCACGCGCGCGGATACCGATCTCGTCGGGTTCGGCGTGTCGTCGATCGGCAAGGTCGGCGACGTCTACGCACAGAACGCGAAGGACCTGCCCGCCTACGGCGCCGCGCTCGACGCGGGCCGGCTGCCGATCGCGCGCGGCGTGCGGCTCACGCCCGACGACCGGCTGCGCCGCGACGTGATCACGCAACTGATGTGCAACCTCGACCTGCCGTTCTCGCACGTCGAGGCCGCGCACGGCATCCGCTTCGCCGATCATTTCGCGCGCGAACTCGACGCGCTGCGCCCGTTCGAGCGCGACGGGCTGCTGACGATCGCGGCCGACCGCCTGACGATCCATCCGGCCGGCCGGATGGTCGTGCGCAACATCGCGATGGCATTCGACGCGTATCTCGGCCAGACGCCGCAGCAGCGCTACTCGCGCACGGTCTGA
- a CDS encoding YkgJ family cysteine cluster protein, with amino-acid sequence MSVELPVRPASAVPPPHACREGCGACCIAPSISSPIPGMPDGKPAGVRCVQLGDDLRCRIFGRPERPACCSGLQPAADMCGASRGDALAWLTRLEAATRPSQPGECSA; translated from the coding sequence GTGTCCGTCGAATTGCCTGTCCGCCCGGCGTCAGCCGTCCCGCCGCCGCATGCGTGCCGCGAGGGCTGCGGTGCGTGCTGCATCGCGCCGTCGATTTCCAGCCCGATTCCCGGCATGCCCGACGGCAAGCCCGCCGGCGTGCGCTGCGTGCAGCTCGGCGACGATCTGCGCTGCCGGATCTTCGGCCGCCCCGAGCGGCCCGCGTGCTGTTCCGGGCTGCAGCCGGCCGCGGACATGTGCGGCGCGTCGCGCGGCGACGCACTCGCGTGGCTCACGCGTCTCGAGGCCGCGACGCGGCCGTCGCAACCAGGAGAGTGTTCAGCATGA
- a CDS encoding DUF1439 domain-containing protein, translated as MTAPCAPGRRCFLAATVGAIGVTLSLAACASTFPFIPDHYTFSRGDVQKAVARKFPYQKTVAQVVDVSLANPAVNLLPDQNRVAVQLDAHFVSPFLRAPVSGKFTVSGQLAYDAPSRSVVLRSPAVDSLALDGDAQMYAQQVGAAAGLLATQLLTNYPIYTFKPEQLQFAGVNYEPGTITILTNGIRVAIVEK; from the coding sequence ATGACCGCACCTTGCGCGCCCGGCCGGCGCTGTTTTCTCGCCGCAACCGTCGGCGCCATCGGCGTGACGCTCTCGCTTGCCGCGTGTGCGTCGACGTTTCCGTTCATCCCCGATCACTACACGTTCTCGCGCGGTGACGTGCAGAAAGCCGTCGCGCGCAAGTTCCCGTACCAGAAGACGGTCGCGCAGGTCGTCGACGTGTCGCTCGCGAACCCGGCCGTCAACCTGCTGCCCGACCAGAACCGCGTGGCCGTGCAGCTCGACGCGCACTTCGTGAGCCCGTTCCTGCGCGCGCCCGTCAGCGGCAAGTTCACCGTGTCGGGCCAGCTGGCTTACGACGCGCCGAGCCGCTCGGTCGTGCTGAGGTCGCCGGCCGTCGACAGCCTCGCGCTCGACGGCGACGCGCAGATGTACGCGCAGCAGGTCGGCGCGGCCGCCGGCCTGCTCGCGACGCAGTTGCTGACCAACTATCCGATCTATACGTTCAAGCCCGAACAACTGCAATTTGCCGGGGTGAACTACGAACCCGGTACAATTACGATTCTTACAAACGGCATACGCGTGGCGATCGTCGAAAAATGA
- a CDS encoding undecaprenyl-diphosphate phosphatase codes for MDWILICKALILGVVEGLTEFLPVSSTGHLIVAGSFLNFNDSHAKTFDVVIQFGAILAVCWEYRQRIASIVSGLPSRPDARRFTLNVVIATIPAIALGLLFEKKIKAVLFSPVPVAFALVVGGAIILWAEARQRERSEPPRVVSVDALTPLDALKVGIAQCFALIPGMSRSGSTIIGGMLFGLDRRVATEFSFFLAIPIIFGATLYETVKDWQAFTVDSLGLFVLGAVAAFVSAFVCVRWLLRYVASHDFTVFAWYRIAFGLFVLLVGYSGWLNWA; via the coding sequence ATGGACTGGATCCTGATCTGCAAGGCTTTGATCCTCGGCGTCGTCGAGGGGCTGACGGAATTCCTGCCGGTATCGAGCACCGGTCACCTGATCGTCGCGGGCAGCTTCCTGAATTTCAACGATTCGCATGCGAAGACGTTCGACGTCGTGATCCAGTTCGGCGCGATCCTCGCGGTCTGCTGGGAATACCGGCAACGGATCGCGTCCATCGTATCCGGGCTGCCGAGCCGGCCCGACGCGCGGCGCTTCACGCTGAACGTCGTGATCGCGACGATTCCCGCCATTGCGCTCGGCCTCCTGTTCGAGAAGAAGATCAAGGCCGTGCTGTTCTCGCCGGTCCCCGTCGCGTTCGCGCTCGTCGTGGGCGGCGCGATCATCTTGTGGGCCGAGGCGCGACAGCGCGAGCGCAGCGAGCCGCCGCGCGTGGTGTCGGTCGACGCGCTGACGCCGCTCGATGCGCTGAAGGTCGGCATCGCACAGTGTTTTGCGCTGATTCCCGGCATGTCGCGCTCGGGCTCGACGATCATCGGCGGGATGCTGTTCGGCCTCGACCGGCGCGTGGCCACCGAATTCTCGTTCTTCCTCGCGATCCCGATCATCTTCGGCGCGACGCTCTATGAAACCGTCAAGGACTGGCAGGCGTTCACCGTCGATTCGCTCGGCCTGTTCGTGCTGGGCGCGGTCGCGGCATTCGTCAGCGCGTTCGTGTGCGTGCGCTGGCTGCTGCGCTATGTCGCGTCGCACGATTTCACGGTGTTCGCGTGGTACCGGATCGCGTTCGGGCTGTTCGTGCTGCTGGTCGGGTACAGCGGCTGGCTGAACTGGGCGTGA
- the trmB gene encoding tRNA (guanosine(46)-N7)-methyltransferase TrmB, which translates to MMHDDPNEAGLPPHDDAIPDEAAEGADAVNPLHHRRIRSFVTRAGRVSTGQRRAMDELGPRFVVPYAPELPDWNAVFGRSAPRILEIGFGMGASTAEIAANRPGDDFLGVEVHEPGVGALLKLIGEQDLSNIRIIQHDAVEVLEHMLAPESLDGVHIFFPDPWHKARHHKRRLIQPPLVAHLASRLKPGAYIHCATDWQNYAEQMLEVLGAEPTLENTAADYAPRPDYRPVTKFERRGLRLGHGVWDLVFRKRAG; encoded by the coding sequence ATGATGCACGACGATCCGAACGAAGCCGGCCTGCCGCCGCACGACGACGCCATTCCTGACGAAGCCGCCGAAGGCGCCGACGCAGTCAATCCGCTGCACCACCGCCGCATCCGCAGCTTCGTGACGCGCGCCGGCCGCGTATCGACCGGCCAGCGCCGCGCAATGGACGAACTCGGCCCGCGCTTCGTGGTGCCGTATGCGCCGGAGTTGCCCGACTGGAACGCGGTGTTCGGCCGCAGCGCACCGCGCATCCTCGAGATCGGCTTCGGGATGGGCGCATCGACCGCGGAAATCGCCGCGAACCGCCCCGGCGACGACTTCCTCGGCGTCGAGGTGCACGAACCGGGCGTCGGCGCACTGCTGAAGCTGATCGGCGAGCAGGATCTGTCGAACATCCGGATCATCCAGCATGACGCGGTCGAAGTGCTCGAGCACATGCTCGCGCCGGAAAGCCTCGACGGCGTGCACATCTTCTTCCCCGATCCGTGGCACAAGGCGCGCCACCACAAGCGCCGGCTGATCCAGCCGCCGCTCGTCGCGCATCTCGCGTCGCGCCTGAAGCCCGGCGCGTACATTCACTGCGCGACCGACTGGCAGAACTACGCGGAACAGATGCTCGAAGTGCTCGGCGCCGAGCCGACGCTCGAAAACACGGCCGCCGACTACGCGCCGCGCCCCGACTATCGCCCGGTGACGAAGTTCGAACGGCGCGGGCTGCGGCTCGGCCACGGCGTGTGGGACCTGGTGTTCCGCAAGCGCGCAGGCTGA
- a CDS encoding cupin domain-containing protein, whose amino-acid sequence MSDFITVLRKTCPTPVLDATKWKRIGGDPHTVNLNAYLSKDGSKIMGTWICTPGKFEVNYEKWEYCHFLDGYCIITPEGEEAVHLKAGDVFVIEPGMKGTWEVVETVRKYFVFA is encoded by the coding sequence ATGTCCGATTTCATCACCGTTCTGCGCAAAACCTGCCCGACCCCGGTCCTCGATGCGACCAAGTGGAAGCGCATCGGCGGCGATCCGCACACCGTGAACCTGAACGCCTACCTCTCGAAGGACGGCAGCAAGATCATGGGCACCTGGATCTGCACGCCGGGCAAGTTCGAGGTGAACTACGAAAAATGGGAGTACTGCCACTTCCTCGACGGCTACTGCATCATCACGCCGGAAGGCGAGGAGGCGGTGCACCTGAAGGCCGGCGACGTATTCGTGATCGAACCCGGCATGAAAGGCACTTGGGAAGTGGTGGAAACGGTGCGCAAGTACTTCGTCTTTGCCTGA
- a CDS encoding mandelate racemase/muconate lactonizing enzyme family protein, with amino-acid sequence MRITAIHERAIPVSRYADPAIPSGGLTTSVVAVTTDVVRDGHPVTGYGYASVGRFAQGGLIRERFAPRLLAAADTLADEAGTNLDPFRAWRAMMAGEKPGGHGERCVAVGTLDMAIWDAAAKIADLPLHRFLADRLERTAAPRVRVYAGGGYRYPHDDLARLSDEMRRIADLGYTHAKIKIGGADLGQDSRRIEAAARQLADSSHLAVDAMNTYDATTVDAAAAMLAPFDLWWFEDICDPLDLPLQADLATRYAPPIAAGEALFSLAEAKLLDRYGGLRPDRDVLVFDPVHAYGLPGYLQIVEHFASRGWRRDAFWPHGGHLFSLHVVAALGLGGAEVNPFAFHPFSGLADGASVDAGYARVPQAPGIGFELHAGAHEVLRSLSRR; translated from the coding sequence ATGCGCATCACCGCGATCCACGAACGAGCGATTCCCGTGTCCCGCTATGCCGATCCGGCGATCCCGTCCGGCGGCCTGACGACGAGCGTTGTCGCGGTCACCACCGACGTCGTGCGCGATGGCCACCCGGTGACGGGCTACGGCTACGCATCGGTAGGCCGCTTCGCGCAGGGCGGCCTGATCCGCGAGCGGTTCGCGCCACGCCTGCTGGCCGCTGCCGATACGCTTGCCGACGAAGCCGGCACGAACCTCGACCCGTTTCGCGCATGGCGCGCGATGATGGCCGGCGAAAAGCCGGGTGGGCACGGCGAACGATGCGTCGCAGTCGGCACGCTCGACATGGCGATCTGGGATGCCGCCGCGAAGATCGCCGACTTGCCGCTCCATCGCTTTCTCGCTGACCGACTTGAACGCACGGCGGCACCACGCGTGCGCGTCTATGCAGGCGGCGGCTACCGCTATCCGCATGACGATCTCGCGCGGCTGTCGGACGAGATGCGCCGCATCGCCGATCTCGGCTACACGCACGCGAAGATCAAGATCGGCGGCGCGGATCTCGGCCAGGACAGCAGGCGCATCGAAGCGGCCGCAAGGCAATTGGCGGACAGTTCGCATCTCGCGGTCGACGCGATGAACACGTACGACGCGACGACCGTCGACGCCGCCGCCGCGATGCTCGCGCCGTTCGACCTCTGGTGGTTCGAGGACATCTGCGATCCGCTCGACCTGCCGCTCCAGGCGGATCTCGCCACACGCTACGCACCGCCGATCGCGGCCGGCGAAGCGCTGTTCTCGCTCGCGGAAGCGAAGCTGCTCGACCGCTACGGCGGTTTGCGCCCCGATCGCGACGTGCTGGTGTTCGATCCGGTGCATGCCTACGGGCTGCCGGGCTATCTGCAGATCGTCGAGCACTTTGCATCGCGCGGCTGGCGGCGCGACGCATTCTGGCCGCACGGCGGCCACCTGTTCTCGCTGCATGTCGTCGCGGCGCTTGGGCTCGGCGGCGCGGAAGTCAATCCGTTCGCCTTCCATCCGTTCAGCGGACTGGCTGATGGCGCGAGTGTCGACGCCGGATACGCGCGGGTACCGCAGGCACCAGGCATCGGCTTCGAGCTGCATGCCGGCGCGCACGAGGTGTTACGCTCGTTATCGCGCCGCTGA
- a CDS encoding LysE/ArgO family amino acid transporter, with protein MLDTSAFIEGLLLGAGLFTSVGPKDAFVIKRSISSPHLLSIAVVCAGSDALLIMLGVQGLSSLLSRHPGVVLAALWAGIAYLAGYGLLALRSAIRRRQPEHVDGPRTGSEPTRARTVLATAAVSLLNPYAWIDTVLLLGTVIVSHTPAARAPFAIGAMTASFAWFLMLAYGARACRAWFARTLAWRVLDCFVAVMMLGFAVRFAIDALQASAAR; from the coding sequence GTGCTCGACACCTCTGCCTTCATCGAAGGCCTGCTGCTTGGCGCCGGACTGTTCACGTCCGTCGGCCCCAAGGACGCTTTCGTCATCAAGCGCTCGATCTCGAGCCCCCATCTGCTTTCCATCGCCGTCGTCTGCGCGGGCAGCGACGCGCTGCTGATCATGCTCGGCGTGCAGGGATTGTCGTCGTTGCTGTCGCGACATCCCGGCGTGGTGCTGGCCGCATTGTGGGCCGGAATCGCGTATCTCGCCGGCTATGGCCTGCTCGCGCTGCGCTCGGCGATCCGGCGACGACAGCCCGAGCACGTCGACGGTCCGCGCACGGGCAGCGAACCCACGCGTGCGCGCACGGTGCTCGCGACCGCCGCCGTCTCGCTGCTGAATCCGTATGCGTGGATCGATACCGTGCTGCTGCTCGGTACCGTCATCGTGAGTCACACGCCGGCCGCGCGCGCGCCGTTTGCGATCGGCGCGATGACGGCTTCGTTCGCATGGTTCCTGATGCTCGCCTATGGCGCGCGCGCGTGCCGCGCATGGTTCGCCCGTACGCTGGCATGGCGCGTGCTCGATTGCTTCGTCGCGGTGATGATGCTCGGCTTCGCGGTGCGTTTCGCGATCGACGCGCTTCAGGCGTCAGCGGCGCGATAA